A genomic window from Candidatus Thermoplasmatota archaeon includes:
- a CDS encoding type IV pilin codes for MIGINERESKEAVVSPVIGVILLVVITVVIAAAVWVWLTGIIGGGTKATPGIEMSVTKEDRNYTVNITSVSRAVGLDKVKVIILKEAVAKDIFILNDPKIYGNKTGMVSFLDEDMDMTLSVGDCLKLRGEYAESGITVMLIHIPTNEIMGEVTLP; via the coding sequence TTGATAGGCATTAATGAAAGAGAAAGTAAAGAAGCGGTGGTCTCGCCAGTAATAGGGGTAATATTGCTTGTGGTTATTACTGTGGTTATAGCTGCTGCTGTATGGGTATGGCTTACTGGAATTATAGGAGGAGGAACTAAAGCTACACCTGGTATAGAAATGAGCGTAACTAAAGAAGATAGAAATTATACAGTTAATATTACTTCTGTTTCTAGAGCTGTTGGTTTAGACAAAGTCAAAGTCATCATTTTGAAAGAAGCTGTGGCTAAGGATATTTTCATATTAAACGATCCTAAAATTTACGGTAATAAAACAGGCATGGTTTCTTTCTTAGATGAAGATATGGATATGACACTTTCAGTCGGAGATTGTTTAAAATTGAGAGGAGAGTATGCAGAAAGCGGAATAACAGTTATGTTAATTCATATTCCTACAAACGAAATAATGGGCGAGGTAACACTTCCATAA
- a CDS encoding DUF4010 domain-containing protein — MDELALISELKIIQNLLISIGLGILIGLEREHHKRVESGERAIVIAGIRTFPIVALCGTLLAIITRLASESGQISGALLPYFSLLIPLGLFGFILLALVMFYAKHQLELTGLTTPITVIATFILGVLVGFELWLVSLICCVAITLLLVSKKRLHELASVLTESELMSALGFISVAFILLPLAPNEPIFGIFNFKWMLSIIVFVSAVSFVSFLAMRRYGITKGILFSSLFGGLVNSEATTASLSHHVKRKNELLSIVTLGIVVSNTTMLIRNLIIAGFADPHFKVLSFMLLPIAAMCVVNIVHLSLSPAPMRVEEELKIDIKSPFAVIPATKFGVLFVLVASLGYAVTHYLGKDWIYLTALGGFASSGAVVASLALLAYQFPGEISFSALASTCLLACIISTLTNIGIAGFSSKELAKKVTKPLIITALVGTIAIIILLRFIMPLLP; from the coding sequence ATGGATGAACTTGCACTAATATCTGAGCTTAAAATAATACAGAATTTACTTATTTCTATAGGCTTAGGAATTTTGATAGGACTGGAGCGCGAGCATCATAAAAGAGTAGAATCAGGCGAAAGAGCTATTGTTATCGCCGGTATTCGTACATTTCCTATAGTAGCACTTTGCGGTACTTTACTTGCAATTATTACAAGGCTAGCAAGTGAATCTGGACAAATTTCAGGCGCTCTTCTACCTTATTTCTCTCTTCTAATCCCTTTAGGACTTTTCGGCTTTATTCTTTTAGCTCTGGTTATGTTCTATGCGAAGCATCAGCTAGAGCTTACCGGACTAACTACTCCTATAACTGTAATTGCAACTTTTATTCTGGGCGTTTTGGTAGGCTTTGAACTCTGGCTTGTCTCTCTGATTTGCTGTGTGGCTATAACTCTTTTACTAGTATCTAAAAAAAGATTACATGAGCTTGCCTCAGTACTTACAGAAAGCGAGCTTATGAGCGCCCTAGGCTTTATTTCAGTTGCTTTTATATTATTACCATTAGCTCCCAATGAACCTATTTTTGGAATTTTCAATTTTAAATGGATGCTTTCAATTATAGTATTCGTCTCGGCAGTTTCGTTCGTTTCATTCCTTGCAATGAGACGTTACGGTATAACTAAGGGAATCCTTTTTTCATCACTCTTTGGTGGGTTGGTAAATTCAGAAGCTACCACCGCATCGCTCTCCCATCATGTGAAAAGAAAAAATGAACTTCTCAGTATTGTAACATTAGGAATAGTTGTCTCCAACACTACAATGCTTATACGGAATTTGATAATTGCTGGCTTTGCAGACCCTCATTTTAAAGTTCTATCATTTATGCTGCTTCCTATTGCTGCAATGTGTGTAGTAAATATTGTTCACTTATCACTCTCTCCAGCGCCAATGAGAGTTGAGGAAGAGCTTAAAATCGATATTAAATCGCCTTTCGCAGTAATACCTGCAACTAAGTTTGGAGTTTTATTTGTTTTAGTAGCATCTTTAGGCTATGCAGTAACTCATTACTTAGGAAAAGACTGGATCTATTTAACAGCGCTCGGTGGCTTTGCATCAAGCGGGGCAGTAGTAGCGAGCCTTGCATTGCTTGCCTATCAATTTCCTGGCGAAATTTCTTTCAGCGCTCTTGCAAGCACTTGCCTTCTTGCATGTATTATTTCTACACTTACAAATATAGGAATTGCAGGCTTTAGCTCAAAAGAGCTTGCCAAGAAAGTAACTAAGCCACTCATAATAACAGCGCTTGTAGGAACAATTGCAATAATTATTCTGCTGCGATTTATAATGCCTCTATTGCCTTAA
- a CDS encoding phosphoribosyltransferase family protein translates to MTNEKNYMLSWGEYDKLCYQLAEKITNDNTAFNNIICIARGGLVIGRVLADILDLPLHVIYTQRYKKGSKETYSVIRLTDVLGTSKFGGNILVVDDITDEGITMKTVVEKIKSMVDINTVKSATLFHKPRSVFTPDYYIKTTNDWIVFPYEVCEYCLDSGQEKCPKGVTEKGVCHRNKKSQKNG, encoded by the coding sequence ATGACTAATGAAAAAAATTATATGCTGAGCTGGGGAGAGTACGATAAGCTTTGCTATCAACTTGCAGAAAAAATAACTAACGATAATACCGCTTTTAATAATATTATATGTATAGCGCGCGGGGGACTTGTTATAGGTAGAGTACTGGCTGATATTCTGGATTTACCGCTTCACGTAATTTATACTCAGCGCTATAAAAAAGGCAGTAAGGAAACTTATAGTGTAATAAGGCTTACCGATGTTTTGGGCACATCAAAGTTTGGAGGCAATATATTAGTTGTAGATGATATTACCGACGAGGGTATTACTATGAAGACAGTGGTTGAAAAAATTAAAAGCATGGTAGATATTAATACAGTAAAATCAGCCACATTATTTCACAAACCGCGCTCGGTATTTACACCTGACTATTATATAAAAACTACTAATGACTGGATTGTATTCCCATACGAGGTTTGCGAATATTGCTTGGACTCAGGGCAGGAAAAATGTCCTAAAGGAGTAACAGAAAAAGGAGTATGTCATAGGAACAAAAAAAGCCAGAAAAATGGATGA
- a CDS encoding HD domain-containing protein, whose protein sequence is MRRVRRNDKRVAQLDRAVYEHKIIRDSVHGNIKIEGLLLDLMETPEVQRLNCIHQLGFAYLVYPGAHHSRIEHSLGTAHIAGKIAEQLNLENYEKTLVQAVGLLHDIGHGPYSHTLEYILGKKLKKDHVDITKQIITGEYSVIKGNELIAIDNTKTVAEILERYDLEPRKVANLVSKSFVDYSLDVFLTKEIERRYLHQIIHSPIDADQIDFLIRDAYYTGVAYGIIDTERLIQTMTLFKDELVMDKKGVSAIESMLVARGLMYSSVYFHKTVRIAEIMLARAVERALELGKLEELNRMVDSELLAELEKAHSYCKEIVLRLKYRKLFKKAYSKDIKEFSKEELDALSELDNADKRLKKERELCRKVGAKEGYVLIDTPGKEIILSEPRLDKIDIRILDNGKLRFFSDYSPIAKAMRTRKIVDWAVMVSTQPKYSKQVAKVAERVLLG, encoded by the coding sequence ATGCGAAGAGTACGAAGAAATGATAAAAGAGTAGCGCAGTTAGATCGAGCAGTTTATGAGCATAAAATAATTCGCGACTCAGTTCACGGCAATATAAAGATAGAAGGGCTGCTGCTCGACCTTATGGAAACGCCCGAGGTTCAGCGCTTAAACTGCATACACCAGCTTGGATTCGCATATCTTGTCTATCCGGGGGCACATCATTCACGTATAGAGCATTCTTTAGGCACAGCGCATATCGCAGGTAAGATAGCAGAGCAGCTAAACTTAGAAAATTACGAAAAAACTCTTGTGCAAGCAGTAGGATTATTGCATGATATAGGTCATGGTCCATACTCTCATACACTTGAATACATTCTCGGCAAAAAACTAAAAAAGGATCACGTAGATATAACAAAACAGATAATTACTGGCGAATATAGTGTGATAAAGGGTAATGAGTTGATAGCTATTGACAATACTAAAACTGTAGCTGAGATTTTAGAGCGCTATGACCTAGAGCCTAGAAAAGTTGCTAACTTAGTATCTAAAAGTTTTGTAGATTATAGCTTAGATGTTTTTTTGACTAAAGAAATTGAGAGAAGATATTTGCATCAGATAATACATAGCCCTATAGATGCAGATCAAATTGACTTCTTGATCAGAGATGCTTATTACACAGGAGTAGCTTACGGTATTATTGATACTGAGCGACTAATTCAAACAATGACATTATTTAAGGACGAGCTTGTGATGGATAAAAAAGGTGTGTCGGCAATTGAGAGCATGCTTGTAGCTCGAGGCTTAATGTATTCATCAGTCTATTTTCATAAAACTGTAAGAATAGCAGAAATTATGCTGGCAAGAGCAGTCGAAAGAGCTTTAGAGCTCGGTAAATTAGAAGAACTCAATAGAATGGTAGACTCAGAGCTTTTAGCGGAGTTAGAGAAAGCTCACAGCTATTGCAAAGAAATCGTGCTCAGGTTGAAGTATAGAAAACTGTTTAAGAAAGCTTATTCTAAAGATATTAAGGAGTTCAGTAAAGAGGAGCTAGATGCACTCTCGGAGCTTGATAATGCAGATAAGAGGCTAAAGAAGGAAAGAGAGCTTTGTAGAAAGGTAGGTGCAAAAGAAGGTTACGTGCTTATCGATACCCCAGGAAAAGAAATAATACTTTCAGAGCCGAGACTTGATAAAATAGATATTAGAATTTTAGACAATGGTAAATTAAGATTCTTTAGCGACTATTCGCCAATTGCTAAAGCAATGCGCACTAGAAAAATAGTTGACTGGGCTGTAATGGTCTCGACTCAACCTAAATATTCAAAACAAGTAGCGAAAGTAGCGGAAAGAGTTTTACTAGGCTAG
- a CDS encoding radical SAM protein, translating to MEVVYEQGHEDLAKVYVAVMRGSNEYMVEFAESLQPPLLKAQKWVLIISCLFGCPVKCLMCDASTTYRGKLTAQEMIEQIDYLVAKYFSDRKIPIPKFKIQFARMGEPALNNNVLEVLEKLPKLYNAPGLMPAISTLAPKGCNDFFERLIEIKNRYYSGGFFQLQFSIHTTNPAKRDKLMPVNKWNLKDISEYGEKFVEPQDRKITLNFAVTEGYEVVPEVIRRYFNPKKFAIKLTPLNPTEKVCENKLTSSIDANRPETASQLINEFKACGFDVILSIGELEENKIGSNCGFYLSRKIH from the coding sequence ATGGAAGTAGTATATGAGCAAGGCCACGAAGATTTAGCGAAAGTCTATGTCGCAGTAATGAGAGGCTCAAATGAATACATGGTGGAATTTGCAGAGTCGCTTCAACCACCTCTGCTTAAAGCTCAAAAATGGGTACTGATAATATCATGCTTGTTCGGCTGCCCTGTAAAATGCCTTATGTGCGATGCGAGTACAACTTACAGAGGTAAGCTTACAGCTCAGGAAATGATAGAGCAAATAGATTATTTAGTAGCTAAGTATTTTTCTGACCGTAAAATACCGATTCCTAAATTCAAAATTCAGTTTGCGAGGATGGGTGAGCCTGCGCTCAATAATAATGTGCTGGAAGTTTTAGAGAAGTTGCCAAAGCTCTATAATGCACCTGGACTTATGCCTGCTATTTCTACACTTGCTCCCAAAGGTTGTAACGATTTTTTCGAGCGATTAATTGAAATTAAAAATAGATATTACTCAGGAGGCTTTTTTCAGCTCCAGTTCTCAATTCATACAACCAATCCTGCCAAGAGAGACAAGCTTATGCCTGTAAATAAATGGAATCTCAAAGATATTTCCGAGTATGGTGAAAAATTCGTCGAGCCTCAAGATAGAAAAATAACTCTTAATTTTGCAGTAACAGAAGGTTACGAGGTAGTGCCTGAAGTTATTCGTAGATATTTCAATCCAAAAAAATTTGCAATTAAACTCACTCCTTTAAATCCTACTGAGAAGGTCTGCGAAAACAAACTCACGTCTTCCATTGACGCTAATCGACCTGAAACAGCTTCTCAACTTATAAATGAATTTAAAGCTTGCGGATTTGACGTGATTCTCAGTATCGGCGAGCTAGAAGAGAACAAGATAGGTAGTAATTGCGGTTTTTATCTTAGTAGAAAAATTCATTAG
- a CDS encoding NAD(P)/FAD-dependent oxidoreductase: MIYYVVVIGAGPAGLASSIQLKRFGLEPLVLERRAIGGLASNANLIENYLGFPKGIGGKRLVKLFEEQIKKLDIEVMKEEVKKLKVSGKLITIITEKNRFLARSVVLATGTIPKAANIKNEKELAGKRIFYEVAELPPLKKRMRLAIIGSGDAAFDYALNLSAKVSKVDILFRKAVPKALKLLVDRAKKAENIIIHSNTKPLSFEITNNKLAINCITDGKVNIFNCDYAIIAVGRVANLEILDSEMKFENRAEKSGIFFAGDIKRVSLRQVGIAVGDGLIAADKVIKFLRKWK, encoded by the coding sequence ATGATTTACTATGTAGTTGTAATAGGCGCAGGTCCTGCAGGCTTAGCTTCATCAATCCAGCTTAAAAGATTTGGTCTGGAGCCTTTGGTGTTGGAGCGTAGAGCAATTGGAGGCTTGGCTTCAAATGCAAATCTTATTGAGAATTACTTAGGATTTCCAAAAGGAATCGGTGGTAAGAGGCTCGTAAAGCTTTTCGAAGAGCAGATTAAGAAGTTAGATATTGAAGTGATGAAGGAGGAGGTAAAGAAGTTAAAAGTTAGTGGAAAGCTCATTACAATAATTACAGAAAAAAACAGATTTTTAGCGCGCTCAGTAGTTTTAGCCACAGGCACAATACCTAAAGCTGCAAATATAAAAAACGAAAAAGAGCTTGCAGGTAAAAGAATATTTTATGAAGTTGCTGAGTTACCTCCTTTAAAGAAACGTATGAGGCTTGCAATTATTGGCAGCGGCGATGCTGCCTTCGATTATGCACTTAATCTCTCAGCCAAAGTTAGTAAAGTGGATATACTCTTCAGGAAAGCAGTGCCTAAAGCTCTTAAGCTTCTTGTGGATAGAGCCAAAAAAGCAGAAAATATTATTATTCACTCAAACACTAAACCTCTGAGCTTTGAAATAACTAATAATAAGCTTGCAATTAATTGTATTACAGACGGAAAAGTTAATATTTTCAATTGCGATTATGCTATTATCGCAGTAGGAAGGGTTGCAAACCTAGAGATTTTAGATAGTGAGATGAAGTTTGAAAATAGAGCTGAAAAATCAGGTATATTCTTTGCAGGCGATATTAAAAGAGTTAGTTTGAGGCAAGTGGGTATTGCAGTAGGTGATGGATTGATAGCTGCTGACAAAGTAATTAAATTCTTGAGAAAATGGAAGTAG
- a CDS encoding isochorismatase family protein produces the protein MVKKGEYVTAENLSIKALKWLKALELYNKSKSFQLVPRSSALLVIDMQNFFLDSNSHAFIPAAKAIVPNVLRLLEGYRKNQYCIIFTRYGVKEDEGCGIMKRWWKDNVKEGSYYSKIISLLKPGKGEFIVRKTRYSGFYNTQLENILKARDIKSIVITGVMTNLCCETIAREAFTRDLEVYFVIDATATVNEELHLASLKTLAHGFAIPKLTEEILAVLNKK, from the coding sequence ATGGTCAAAAAAGGAGAATACGTTACTGCAGAAAATCTATCAATCAAAGCTCTTAAGTGGCTTAAAGCTTTAGAGCTTTATAATAAAAGCAAGAGTTTTCAGCTCGTCCCTCGCTCTTCCGCACTGCTAGTAATAGATATGCAGAATTTCTTTCTTGATAGCAATTCTCACGCGTTTATTCCTGCAGCTAAAGCGATCGTTCCGAACGTTTTGAGACTCTTAGAGGGGTATAGAAAAAATCAGTATTGTATAATATTCACAAGGTATGGTGTAAAAGAGGACGAGGGTTGCGGTATTATGAAGAGATGGTGGAAGGACAATGTAAAAGAAGGATCCTATTACTCTAAAATTATATCGTTGCTAAAGCCTGGCAAAGGCGAATTTATTGTTAGGAAGACCAGATACAGCGGCTTTTATAACACTCAGCTTGAGAATATTCTTAAAGCTCGCGATATAAAAAGTATTGTTATTACCGGAGTTATGACAAATCTATGCTGCGAAACTATCGCAAGAGAAGCTTTTACAAGAGATTTAGAAGTTTATTTTGTAATAGATGCAACTGCTACAGTTAATGAAGAGCTCCATTTAGCTAGTTTAAAAACACTAGCGCATGGGTTTGCTATTCCTAAACTTACAGAAGAGATACTGGCTGTGCTAAATAAAAAATGA
- a CDS encoding tRNA (cytidine(56)-2'-O)-methyltransferase — protein sequence MKISVLRLGHRPQRDKRVTTHVCLVARAFGASEVFVTTKDLKLKESIEKVKAKFGDDLKLLFCKNWQELVKNWDGIKVHLTMYGEHINEALQKIPQDKDLLVIVGAEKVPSVVFELADLNIAVGNQPHSEVAALAVFLDRFLKGEELYKDFKGARVKIIPAKRGKNIRRTPN from the coding sequence ATGAAAATCTCTGTTCTTAGACTAGGTCACAGACCCCAGCGCGATAAGAGGGTAACAACACACGTGTGCTTGGTGGCAAGAGCTTTTGGTGCAAGTGAAGTTTTCGTTACAACTAAGGATCTCAAGTTAAAAGAAAGTATTGAAAAAGTTAAAGCTAAGTTTGGCGACGACCTTAAATTACTTTTTTGCAAAAATTGGCAAGAGCTAGTAAAAAATTGGGATGGCATAAAGGTACATCTAACGATGTATGGTGAACATATTAATGAAGCTCTTCAGAAAATACCGCAAGACAAAGATTTACTAGTAATAGTAGGAGCTGAGAAAGTACCAAGCGTTGTATTTGAGCTTGCCGATCTCAATATTGCAGTTGGCAATCAGCCTCATAGCGAAGTTGCTGCTTTAGCTGTATTTCTGGATCGATTTCTAAAGGGCGAGGAGTTATATAAAGATTTTAAAGGCGCTAGAGTAAAAATAATACCCGCAAAAAGAGGTAAGAATATAAGGCGAACGCCAAACTAA